The Bacteroidota bacterium genomic sequence AAATCAATGATGCATGGTGAAGCTGTGGCGGCTGGGATGATATGCGAATCATACATCTCCTGTAAAACAGCCGGTCTGCCGCTGAAACAGCTTAAAGAGATAACTAAAGTGCTGACATCATTGTACACATGGAATGAGCTTGAAGCCGAAATGGTATTGCTTATTGAAATCATGAAGCATGATAAGAAAAATAAGCAGGGAGTTATTAATTTTACCCTGCTGAAGCAGATTGGTGAAGCAGTTCATGACTGCAGTGCCGACGAAACTCTCATCACCGAATCCATCGAGTACTTTCTTGATATCACCGGAAAATAGCATAAATACTGGGTAAATGAAGATTTCGCTTTCTGGCGCACAAGCACATTCTATACGTGGAACAGTAAAGCTTCCTTATTCAAAAAGCATCAGCAACCGATTGCTTATGCTGCGTGAGCTGTGCAAACATTCATTTCATATCATAAATCTTTCGGATGCTGCCGATACTGTTCTGCTTGCTCAATTGCTGAGCAAATACAAAACAACCTCTGTGCTCGATGCTGCAAACGCCGGGACGGTGCTGCGTTTTATGACTGCGCTGTTAGCTGTTTCGGAAGGCGAATGGGAGCTCACCGGCTCTGCACGAATGTTGCAGCGACCCATTGCACCCTTGGTTGATGCACTTAAATTGCTGGGCGCACATATAGATTATAATGGAGCAATAGGATTTCCTCCCATAAAAATATCGGGTAAAAAAATAGATGGCGGATCTGTTGAAATTGATGCCGGCAGCAGCAGCCAGTTCGTGAGTGCATTGCTGCTTATTGCGCCCTTCCTGCCGTCGGGAATGGTGCTTAACCTGAAGGGCAGTAGCGCTTCAGCTCCTTATATAGATATGACGATTGCACTGCTGCGGCAATTCAATGTTACTGTTGAAGTGAGTGATTCTGCAATTCATGTGCAGCCCGGTTGTAATGCGCCTGAAATTATTTCCGTTGAGCCCGACTGGAGCTCAGCTTCTTATTGGTATTGCGCGGCCGCGCTTTCGCCGGATGCTGAAATTCAGTTGCCCGGTTTGTCATTGAAAAGCACTCAGGGCGACTGTATTCTTGCCTCTGCTTATTCACATTTTGGAGTTGAAACACTTGAAAATGCGCACGGAATAACATTGAGAAAAAGCTTGCCGGTTTCAGCAGGGTTCAGCTTTGATTTCTCAAACTGTCCCGACCTTTTTCCTGCCATTGCAGTTAGCTGCGCTGCTTTGGGAGTCGAAGCCCGCTTATCGGGTTTGAAGAATTTGCGCATCAAAGAATCTGACCGCGTTGAAGCGGTGTCCGAAGGTTTGGAAAAATGCGGCGCACACATTGCTATTACTGGGAATCATGAGATGATGATTTATAATGATACAATAATGAGCACTGAAGATGTCCTTATCAGAAGTTATGACGACCATCGTATTGCGATGGCTTTTGCAC encodes the following:
- a CDS encoding 3-phosphoshikimate 1-carboxyvinyltransferase — its product is MKISLSGAQAHSIRGTVKLPYSKSISNRLLMLRELCKHSFHIINLSDAADTVLLAQLLSKYKTTSVLDAANAGTVLRFMTALLAVSEGEWELTGSARMLQRPIAPLVDALKLLGAHIDYNGAIGFPPIKISGKKIDGGSVEIDAGSSSQFVSALLLIAPFLPSGMVLNLKGSSASAPYIDMTIALLRQFNVTVEVSDSAIHVQPGCNAPEIISVEPDWSSASYWYCAAALSPDAEIQLPGLSLKSTQGDCILASAYSHFGVETLENAHGITLRKSLPVSAGFSFDFSNCPDLFPAIAVSCAALGVEARLSGLKNLRIKESDRVEAVSEGLEKCGAHIAITGNHEMMIYNDTIMSTEDVLIRSYDDHRIAMAFAQLVWLSGNISIDDISVCTKSYPGFVKDMETMGAEINA